From a single Glycine soja cultivar W05 chromosome 19, ASM419377v2, whole genome shotgun sequence genomic region:
- the LOC114399174 gene encoding NDR1/HIN1-like protein 10 yields the protein MSQLNGAYYGPSIPPPKTSYHRPGRGGGCCCGCLFSLIFKLILTVIIIVGIAGFVFWLIVRPNVVKFHVTDATLTQFNYTANNTLHYDLALNITVRNPNKRLGIYYDRIEARAMFHDARFDSQFPEPFYQGHKSTKVLNPVFKGQQVVPLNAEQSAELKKENATGVYEIDVKMYLRVRFKLGVLKTKTLKPKVSCDLRVPFKGSAAFETTKCHWDR from the coding sequence ATGTCCCAGTTGAACGGAGCCTACTATGGCCCCTCCATCCCGCCGCCGAAAACCTCCTACCACCGCCCAGGGCGCGGCGGAGGCTGCTGCTGCGGCTGCCTCTTCAGCCTCATCTTCAAGCTCATCTTAACCGTGATAATCATCGTTGGCATCGCCGGGTTCGTGTTCTGGCTCATAGTCCGTCCGAACGTGGTGAAATTCCACGTGACCGACGCCACCCTGACGCAGTTCAACTACACCGCCAACAACACTCTCCACTACGACCTCGCCCTAAACATCACGGTCCGAAACCCCAACAAGAGGCTCGGAATCTACTACGACCGCATCGAGGCGCGTGCAATGTTCCACGACGCAAGGTTCGATTCACAGTTCCCGGAGCCGTTCTACCAGGGCCACAAGAGCACGAAGGTGCTGAACCCAGTCTTCAAGGGTCAGCAAGTGGTGCCACTCAACGCTGAGCAAAGCGCGGAACTGAAGAAGGAGAACGCCACTGGGGTGTACGAGATCGACGTGAAGATGTACCTTAGGGTGAGGTTCAAGCTGGGGGTGTTGAAGACCAAGACGCTCAAGCCCAAAGTATCATGCGACTTGCGTGTTCCTTTCAAAGGAAGCGCCGCCTTTGAGACCACCAAGTGCCACTGGGATCGCTGA
- the LOC114397955 gene encoding probable aspartyl protease At4g16563, translated as MAPPSSYYIILFLLLSLLSHTAFTFSNSITLPLSPLLTKPHSSDSDPFHSVKLAASSSLTRAHHLKHRNNNSPSVATTPAYPKSYGGYSIDLNLGTPPQTSPFVLDTGSSLVWFPCTSHYLCSHCNFPNIDPTKIPTFIPKNSSTAKLLGCRNPKCGYLFGPDVESRCPQCKKPGSQNCSLTCPSYIIQYGLGATAGFLLLDNLNFPGKTVPQFLVGCSILSIRQPSGIAGFGRGQESLPSQMNLKRFSYCLVSHRFDDTPQSSDLVLQISSTGDTKTNGLSYTPFRSNPSNNSVFREYYYVTLRKLIVGGVDVKIPYKFLEPGSDGNGGTIVDSGSTFTFMERPVYNLVAQEFLRQLGKKYSREENVEAQSGLSPCFNISGVKTISFPEFTFQFKGGAKMSQPLLNYFSFVGDAEVLCFTVVSDGGAGQPKTAGPAIILGNYQQQNFYVEYDLENERFGFGPRNCKRKA; from the coding sequence ATGGCTCCTCCTTCTTCTTATTACATTATTCTCTTTCTATTACTATCTCTTCTCTCTCACACAGCATTCACTTTCTCCAACTCCATCACTCTCCCTCTCTCCCCTCTCCTCACCAAACCTCATTCCTCAGACTCAGATCCATTCCACTCTGTCAAACTCGCCGCTTCCTCTTCCCTAACCCGGGCCCACCACCTCAAACACCGCAACAACAACTCCCCCTCCGTCGCCACAACCCCAGCATACCCCAAATCCTACGGTGGATACTCCATAGATCTCAACCTCGGAACCCCACCCCAAACCTCCCCTTTCGTTCTGGACACAGGTAGCAGCCTCGTATGGTTCCCCTGCACCTCCCACTACCTCTGCTCCCATTGCAACTTCCCCAATATCGACCCCACCAAAATCCCCACCTTCATTCCGAAAAACTCCTCCACCGCCAAACTCCTCGGTTGCAGAAACCCCAAATGCGGCTACCTCTTTGGCCCCGACGTTGAATCTCGCTGCCCCCAATGCAAAAAACCAGGATCCCAAAACTGTTCCCTCACGTGCCCCTCCTACATCATCCAATACGGCCTAGGCGCCACCGCAGGCTTCTTACTCCTCGACAACCTTAATTTCCCTGGAAAAACCGTTCCTCAATTCCTCGTAGGTTGCTCCATCCTCTCCATTCGACAACCCTCAGGAATCGCCGGCTTCGGTCGCGGCCAAGAGTCTCTCCCCTCACAAATGAATCTCAAAAGATTCTCTTACTGCTTAGTTTCCCACCGCTTCGACGATACCCCGCAAAGCAGCGACCTCGTTTTGCAGATTAGTTCCACTGGCGACACCAAAACTAACGGCCTCAGCTACACGCCGTTTCGCTCGAACCCGTCCAACAACTCCGTGTTCCGTGAGTACTACTACGTGACTCTTCGCAAGCTCATTGTCGGGGGCGTGGATGTGAAGATTCCGTACAAGTTTTTGGAGCCTGGCTCTGACGGTAACGGCGGCACCATCGTGGACTCTGGATCCACCTTCACGTTCATGGAAAGGCCCGTTTATAATTTGGTGGCCCAAGAGTTTCTGAGGCAGCTGGGGAAGAAATATTCCAGGGAAGAGAACGTTGAGGCCCAATCTGGGTTGAGTCCCTGCTTTAATATCTCCGGCGTCAAGACCATCAGTTTCCCCGAGTTTACTTTTCAGTTCAAAGGAGGCGCCAAAATGTCGCAGCCGCTTCTGAATTATTTCTCGTTTGTCGGCGATGCCGAGGTCTTATGTTTCACCGTTGTCTCCGACGGTGGTGCCGGTCAGCCGAAGACCGCCGGTCCGGCCATCATCTTGGGGAACTATCAGCAGCAGAATTTCTACGTTGAATATGATTTGGAGAATGAGAGGTTCGGATTTGGTCCTCGTAATTGCAAAAGGAAAGCTTAG
- the LOC114399531 gene encoding NDR1/HIN1-like protein 10, producing the protein MADKQPHLNGAYYGPAIPPAEQPRYRPHRERSCCCCLFGILWKILVALIVLVGLAVLIFWLVVQPRYFKFYVTEADLTQFDYYSNNNTLHYNMVLNFTARNPNKKLSIYYDKVEALAFYEDVRFANYSVITPMNSFRQYKKSSSTMSAVLSGQQVLPLDNDLVSELNQDKIGGVYEIYVKLYFRIRFRLGDVKTRRFKPKVKCDAKVPLRTMGNVTLFQTTKCDVDY; encoded by the coding sequence ATGGCCGATAAGCAACCCCACCTGAACGGTGCTTATTACGGTCCCGCCATTCCCCCGGCGGAGCAACCACGCTACCGCCCTCACCGCGAAAGAAGCTGCTGCTGCTGCCTCTTCGGAATCTTGTGGAAGATTCTGGTTGCACTCATTGTCCTCGTTGGCCTCGCAGTACTCATATTCTGGCTGGTGGTTCAACCCCGCTACTTCAAGTTCTACGTCACGGAAGCCGACCTAACACAATTTGATTACtatagcaacaacaacacccTCCACTACAACATGGTCCTCAACTTCACTGCACGCAACCCCAACAAGAAGCTCAGCATATACTACGACAAGGTTGAGGCATTAGCATTCTACGAGGATGTCAGGTTCGCCAATTACAGTGTGATAACGCCCATGAACTCCTTCCGGCAGTACAAGAAGAGCAGCAGCACCATGAGCGCTGTTTTATCGGGGCAGCAAGTGTTGCCGCTCGACAACGACCTAGTCTCAGAGTTGAACCAAGACAAGATTGGTGGGGTGTACGAGATCTATGTGAAGCTCTACTTCAGGATTAGGTTCAGGCTCGGGGATGTCAAAACCCGTCGCTTCAAGCCCAAGGTCAAATGTGATGCGAAGGTTCCCTTGAGGACCATGGGCAACGTAACTCTGTTTCAGACCACCAAGTGTGATGTCGATTACTAG